The DNA sequence ATCCAGTGAGCGCTGATGCACAGGACCGCTTGAATGCGGCCGCTGGAGCGCAGCTCTTCGCCCAGGGCGCTCCAGCAGCGGGTTATCTCGTTATCAGCGATGGCGTTGATGGGCGAGCCGTGACCGACAAATAGCGCCGGCGCACGCGGGATGAATTCGCTTTCCTCTGTCATCGGTTCGTTAGCACGCCAGGACTATGCCTATGTTCTCACGGCAATCAACGGCGAAGACTGGCAACCAGATAGATGGACAGGTTCTTCTGCTCGGCGCGCCCGCTGCCAGGTCCAATTGTCGCACGGGCGCCGCCTGACCCGAACTCGTAGACGGCATTGACGCTGATCGAGGAGTTGGCGTCGGCCAGGCCAAAGCCCAGGGTATAGGCCTGCAGGTCAATATGCTCCGATCGTTCCGCAGGGTCCTCGAGCAGCACGGGCTGGTAGAGCAGTCCCGGTCCCAGCACCACTATTCCCGAGGAGTAGATGCTTCGCAAAACCTCGGATAACACGACTTCGTTGAATTTGATATCTTTACTATTCGCTTTGTTTGTGAAGTAGCCAAATCGAACCGAAAACTGGTCGTTCAAGAAAAACTCAGCGCCCGCTGCAATATTGGCGGTGTTGTCGCGATACTGATCGGTCTCTTCGCGATCGCGCAGTACCAGCGCGTTGGCGCCGCTGACGCTGGCGGCGGCAGTCCGATCCCGTTGCAGGCTGAAGCCGTCGGTATAAATTACATCCATGCTGCACAAGACGCGGCTGTTGGGAAACCAAGCCACGCCGCCGCGGATCTCCGGCGGATTGGGAATGGTCGCTACCAGATTGGGGGCGGCCAGGATTGTGCTGCCGCCGTAGGCCCAGGAAATATCGTCTTCGTCGCTTTCCAGAAAGGTGGCGCTGTAGCCCTGTCCCTGAACCGCAGTAATCGATTGTCCGGATTGCGAGCGCTCAGCGCTGGTAATGAAAAGTTTGCGGACGCTGAGCCCGAAAGAAAAAGAATCGGCCGGCATCCATTGCACGCCCAGGATCGGCAGGGCGCCGCGGACGCTGCTGCGCAACAGTCGACCGCGCGTAAAAATCCCGCCGTTCCGGCCCTCGGCAGTTACCGATTCAGCGATCCGCGAACGCTCATCGTGTAAGAGAGCGCTGATGCCAATCGCCAGTCGATCATTGATGCGCCATGACATGGCCGGCCCCAATTGCAGTGCTGTGTTGGTTTCGCTGTATTCCAGGTTGATCTGACCCAGGCTGAGCAGGACCAACGGCGATTGAATTCGATCGGACTGATCGTAGGCTTCGCCGCGCGGATTGGCCAGCACGAAGGCCAGTTGTACTTCGCCGAAATCGCGCACGGCGCCAAAGAAATTGGGAAAGTAGTTTTCGTAGTTGCGATGATAGTTCTGCCCGGGTCCAAGGGCGTTGAGGTAGCTCTTCTTGGACGAGCGATAGTTGCTCGCTGAAATGGAAAGGTAGTCGTTGTAGATAAAGGCGAGGCCGGCCGGATTGTAGAGAGCGCCGGAGGGATCATCGCTTATGGCTACAAACGCGCCGCCCATGCCCGGCGCTCGTTCGCCGAAGAGATTCTCCACATTGTGCAGCGGATCAGCGCTCAATTCAACCAGAGCAAGCGGCAGCAGCGCAATCGTCAGCCATCTGATAGCTTTCATCGTCTCTCCAATCTTCGTTTCAATTCCATGAATTCGGGGCTTCGCGTTGCGGCGCCGTGCAGCTTGTTTTCTTCCACGAAGATGGCGATCGCGGCCAGACGATCAGCAAGTCGCGGATG is a window from the Leptospirales bacterium genome containing:
- a CDS encoding outer membrane protein transport protein produces the protein MKAIRWLTIALLPLALVELSADPLHNVENLFGERAPGMGGAFVAISDDPSGALYNPAGLAFIYNDYLSISASNYRSSKKSYLNALGPGQNYHRNYENYFPNFFGAVRDFGEVQLAFVLANPRGEAYDQSDRIQSPLVLLSLGQINLEYSETNTALQLGPAMSWRINDRLAIGISALLHDERSRIAESVTAEGRNGGIFTRGRLLRSSVRGALPILGVQWMPADSFSFGLSVRKLFITSAERSQSGQSITAVQGQGYSATFLESDEDDISWAYGGSTILAAPNLVATIPNPPEIRGGVAWFPNSRVLCSMDVIYTDGFSLQRDRTAAASVSGANALVLRDREETDQYRDNTANIAAGAEFFLNDQFSVRFGYFTNKANSKDIKFNEVVLSEVLRSIYSSGIVVLGPGLLYQPVLLEDPAERSEHIDLQAYTLGFGLADANSSISVNAVYEFGSGGARATIGPGSGRAEQKNLSIYLVASLRR